The nucleotide window GCTAGTTGTTGGATACTCGCCTACCATGTACAAGACTTTGAGTTCAGCTCCAAacacctaaaaaacaaaaatactaaagaaaaaaagctgaattGCACAAGGGAATTTACTGAGATTGGGatatactggggctggagagattgagtggttaagagcattggctgctcttgcagaagaccaggttcagttccctcacccacatggtggctcacaaccatctgtaaccccaggtcAAGGGGATTGGACatccttctgacttccacaggcactatACACATGTGGTGTGTTTATGTGCAGACAACACTTGTATGCATAAAACAACAAACTGCTACACAAAACATTTTTCatacataaaaatgtttaaaaattgttaaCATAGAAAAAGGGAATTCTGTATGTTTCTAGAAATACAAGTAAATGCATTCATTTGGGAATTTTTTTGTAATATAAGTAAAAGTCTTTAagaatttgtcttattttttggCCTAGCATTTCACTTTCTAGAAATATGTTGAGGATGGATGTGTGTAGAAATGTTAGAAGTAACTGAAATgaaagttgaaggtcatcctatTATATAATAAATTGGAGTCAGCCTGAACtactggagaccctgtctccaaaagacaaAACAGATAACTGAAGTGTGATTACTAAGTTGGTTAGATTGAGTGTaacatttatctatctgtctgtctctctgtctgtctatctatctatctatctatctgtctatcatctctttattttgttttttgagatagggtttctctgtgtagttttggtgcctgtcccagatctcgctctgtagaccaggctggactcgaacccacagagatccgcttggctccgcctcccaagtgctgggattaaaggtgtgcgccactgccacgcAGTGAATGTAGCATATTTaaagtaatataataaaaatacaaaaacatggaATAATAttcattgttgtagaatattattttaagatgtgttacttttgtttatgttgcatttgtttaactctgtgaagctgtgttactgtgcctgtctaaaatacctgactggtctaataaagagctgaacagacaatagtgaggcaggaaaaaagataagtggggctggcaggcagagaggataaatagaaggagaaatctgggaggtaaaagaaggagccagagaaggaggaggactccagaggccagccacccagctatacagcaagccatggagtaagaataagatttacagaagttagagaactggaaaagcccagagacaaaaggtagatgagataagttaaggaaagctggctagcaacaagccaagctaaggccggacatttaaaagtaataataagcttccatttgtgatttatttgggagctgggtggtggacccccaagagccaaagaacaaagaataagaaaacaaacaacaattcaTAGTGTAGTATTAATGTAGCCTATAAAATATTAcacaagagccgggcggtggtggcgcacgcctttaatcccagcactcgggaggcagagccaggcggatctctgtgagttagaggccagcctggtctccaaagcgagttccaggaaaggcgcaaagctacacagagaaaccctgtctcaaaaaaaaacaaaaacaaaaacaaaaaatattacacAAGAATATGAATTTAGTTGATGTGAAAAGTTGATTCAGCTCACCTTTTAAGTACTTAACTAATACAGAATGCTTATTTACCATGTGGTAATACTTTTAGAGTTAACTTAAATATAGTTGAAACTAAaagtttcaactttttttttttttcaaaaacaagctttttctagccgggcggtggtggcgcacgcctttaatcccagcactcgggaggcagagccaggtgaatctctgtgagttcgaggccagcctgggctaccaagtgagctccaggaaaggcgcaaagctacgcagagaaaccctgtctcaaaaaaccgaaaaaaaaaaaaaaaaaaaaaaaaaacaagctttttCTATTTAGGCtattttgttctttgataatttcatatatgtatggaatgggcattttttttaatcattagaaAAACGTTTATAAATTAGAGAGCTGTTTAACAGAAAAGCAGACTCAGTAATGTTACATTCCACAGAATTTAAAGTAAGTTCATCGGCGCTAGTGAACATTTCAGCAAAAGCAATTTGACTACAGTGAGGCTAAAAGTAAAGAAGCCAGACTGGAACTGGAAGTTGAGCTAGTGACTCAAGTATAGATCAACACTATAGAAATACAGTTCAAACCGTGTACTAAGGGATTTGATTTCAACACGCATATTCAGTATATTACCATGTCAGCATACAACACACAGTCATCAATGAAACACTACATACCATCCCAGTTGAGACTAGTCAAGGTCTTGACTAGCCACGTAGAATTAGTAGCCACTGCTGaacatgatggcacacatctataatcctagacTCTGGAGGCAAgagcaggaagattgctgtgaaGTCAAGGCCAACACCATCTTCATAGTGTTTTCAAGACCAGCTgggactatgtagtgagaccctgtttcaaaaacaaattagTAGCTATTGTGTTGCACAAGTGGGGTTAGATTGTCCTATTGAGAAATTAATATTAGGGGTTGGAGATGTATCGTAGTAGAGTGTTTACATAGCACATGTAAGGctgtgagtttgatccccatcacCACATATACCCTGTTTCAGAAGTAAGCTATCTGATCAGTTTTGTAGTTGCATTCCTAATTTTTAATATCCTTTCCTCCTGTAGGTTTTGGTAAAACTAGTGTGAGCCGTAGAGGAAGAGTATTGCCTGGAAAGAGACGTCCTTATGGAGTTATCACTGGCCTTGCAGCTAGAAAGGCAACTGGAATTCGGAAAGGAATTAGTCCTATGAATCGTCCACCTCTAAGTGACAAGGTAGGATGATGGCCTACTCTTGAGCCAGATaccattttcctttatttatatatgtgtgtgagtgccacaCACTTATTATTAGTGAATTTTAAGATAAGGTTTTAttctgtagcccttgctggcctacagaacttgctgtgtagaccaggctagccttgaactcacagaggtctgcctacctctgcctcccaagtgctgggcttaaaggcgtgtgtcaccactgctcaGCCCTGCCctgatttttaatttatctttttaaatcaggatctcatgtagccaaggctagccttggattcctacctccaccttccaaatgctggaattacagtcgTGTTCCTTCATGGCCATGCTCCTCTGATTTTTATATTTActataatttctttgttttggtttgtttatttttgggacagggtctttctgttatgtagccctagctgtactggactcagtatgtagaccaggctagcctcagactcacaaagattggcctgcctctgcctccaagtgctaggattaaagttggtGCTACCATTTgcagaagatttttattttttagatgaaATACTTTGGGATTTACGTGAACATTTTAATAATTAAGTGAAAATCTTTACCATTCATAAATATACCTCATTCTCAAATGCAGTTGTCCTTCTATATCTGTGGGAATTGGTCCCAGAATACTTCTTTGATACCAAGATCTTCACATGGCTCAAAGTCAGTGTagtatttacatataaaatatgccCATTCTCCTGTGGACTTGATTCTTTTTACTTGTAATTCCTGTTACAATATAAATACTGTATAaatagttgttttatttattttatttattatgtatttaagaaACAGTGACAAGAAAAATCCATATATACATTTAGTAAActtagtttctgtctcctgttTTTGAGGAGTGGGGGGAATTGAACTCACTTTTTATCCAAAAATGACTTAGCAGCTtgatccctctcctgcctttacTTACTGAGGGAGGCTTGGATTATAGGATTTCACCACCCTACTTGGCATaagtaaacttaaaaattaacttaTAACAAATAATATATTGTGCCAGGtacttttaagagaaaaattatgTTTCACAGAGGAGCCCTTCACATTTATCTATAAAATGGTTTTTAGTGTTATCACTTAAGATAATAAAGAAGCTTAgaataggggctagagagattgttCCTGGGATATGAGAACATGCTGCTCTTGCATGTtcttgagtttagttcccagcacccatgtcaggaagCTTATgatcacatgtaactccagctccaggggctccaagagctccttctggcttctgtaggcacctgtatgcatatgcacacacccacaccagaCACAATATGCATAAGGAAAATGCTTAGAATAGGCACGATCTTGTCTGATCGTATGGATTTTTTATGTTCTTGATAggttttttccttgtttttataaTTCCTTCTTTTCTAAATCTCTAAGAACCAAAGagggggtgctggggagatggctcaggatggCGCTTGCTGTGTAAGCGTGTGGACCTCAGTTCAATCCATATAAACAACCTGTAATTTGAGAACTGGAGAGATAGAgcggatccctggggcttgctggccacctaGTCAGTCTATCTGGAATTCTATCTGAAATGAGTGGTTCCATATTCAGTGAGGTTCTTTCTCAAACAATAAAGTGGAAAGTTATTGAAAAAGATATCCTGAGGtcgacctctgtcctccacacacacatgtacacaaatgcatgtgcatccacacacatacataccacacacacaagatgTGTGTAAAACAGAAATGGAGCCAACTATGATTGCatcataatcctagcacttagaagatGGAAATTGGAGGATTGTAAACCTGAGGCTAGCTTGGGTTATATCGTAtaactctgtctcaggaaaacaaataggctgggtgtggtggtacataccttaaatctcagcactcaggaggcatagataggtgcatctctgtgagttacgTAGTGGGTACCAGAATAGCCAGGGAaatgtagagagaccctatctaaaaaaaagaaagagaaagaaaacaatgaaataagtCCAAGTTAAAtattcaagaaaatatttaaatactgtttttttaaactattgtcAATGGATGTTTATTAAGTACTTCTCGTGCTTAAAGCAATAGGAAAATGCAGATAATGTATAAGAAATAGTCCATACAGTTAACGAGTTTGGAAACATCTTCATAGAAGTATGGAAGCTTGAATTAGGATTTTATGATGAATATAATTTGCATatgtggagagaaaaaaagacattcacatttgatttttattaaatcCCACCCCCAATCAATTATACTCTACTTCTTTGttagtaaaatatgtttttcaCATACTTGTTTTGGAAATTAGCCTTTATTTTTTACATACTGTGTTAGTCAGCTTTTTAGAATTATAGCAAAATCGTTGAAATAATTAAAGAGTAAGGTTTCTTTTGGCCTCACTTTTAGGGGTTTGTAGTTCTACTGCTGGGAGTTGAGGAGGAGCAGAGCACGtagctttgggcctgtggtgaagTGGGTCATGGCTGGAGACTAGTGGTGCAGAATGTTCATCTCATGGCCAGAAATCAGTGAAAGATGAGGGGGTAGGGTTGTCAGCATTACCCCAGTGACCTAAGAACTTTCTCAGTGTGTCTCAGATTCTTTTAAGTGCTCGAGTAACATTTCTCCATCACCCGTTCACCTTCCCACCCAGTAACTTAggtatttctgtattttaagaaTAATGATTGTCATCTTTTCAGTCATTtagaaattttcaaattattttagttTCTCCACCTTCCTATTGTATTCAGGTAATTTTAGGGTTCTGTCATTGCAAGTTAGAAAATGTTAGTCAGTcttggtagtgcacacctttaatcccagcacttgggagacagagacagttggtTCTGTTGGTTTCTGtttagttcaaagccaacctggtccacgtagtgagttccaggacagccagggctatatagagacctcgtcttgaaaaaaacaaaaagtaacaacaaatgtttttattgtaGTAAGGTATATAACAGATGGCAATCTTCTTAACACACTTGTCTTCCCTTCTAAAAGAATATAGAGCGATATTTTCCggcattaaaaagaaagacaagccTTCTGAGACAAAATGAAGTACAAAGGAAACCAGTTGCAGTTCTTAAGAGAGCCAACCAGTTAAACAGAAAGTAAGTACTCAAGTAGAAGAGAAGAATGGATTATCTGGAGTATCTGTGCTAGTTACTTGTTGCTGTGCTGAAATAGCTGATGAAAACCACTTAAGGATGGAAGGGTTTGTTTTAGGTTGTAGTTCATCATGACAGGGGAGGTATGGCAGCAAGAACAGGTTGGTGACAGTGTCCTCAGACATGAAACAGATTGGTGAGTGCTtgtgttcagctcactttctcctttttctacaGTTTGGGTCTCCAACCCATGGAGTGtgtcttttctgttgctctgataagacaccatgaccaaggcaacttatagaagagacAGTTTATTTGGGACTTAAGATttcagagtccatgaccatcatggcaggggagcatggcggcaggcagatggggctctggagcagtagtagctgagagcttacatcttgatccacgaGGAGGCCTTTGCCTCTTTCTCTTTAGAAGGAGAGCACTGGGAATtgaatgagtcttttgaaacttcaaaacccacAGCTAGTGACACTCCCTCATCCAACAAggttacacctcctaatccttcccaaacagttccaccagctgggaaccatgtattcaaatatatgagtctctggggaccattctcattcaaaaccaCCACATAATGGTGCACTCTTCTTATGTTGGATGACTTTTCCCACTTCAGTTTAATCTAATCTAAATATTCACTCACAGTCATGCCCAGAGATTTCTTTCCATAATGATTATAAATCCTGCCAAGTTGCCAATCAAGATTAACTATCATAGTGTACAAAATACTTTCTTTGATAGATGTTCAGAAGAATAGATTTACAGTGATTGTTACTTGGTCATTTCAAAACAGTTACTTGGTGGGttctggagtgtggctcagtgtaCTTagctagcatgtgggaggcctaGGGTTCCATACCTAGCATCGTGGGGGacaaaaaaagatatttgaaatGTCTGTCTGAAATCTAAGATGGAAGGCATGCCATAGTGACTTTATTTCTTAGACACAGTAATATTTAGGAACTTCATTAAtacaaacttttttaaaagtatcactttttaattttgtgtatctgTATACATGTTTACCAcagtgcgtgcgcgcgcgcgcgcgcgcgcgcgcgcgcgcgtgtgtgtgtgtgtgtgtgtgtgtgtgtgtgtgtgtgtgtgtgtgtgtacacacacgttgACCATAGTGcatatgtggagggcagaggacagcttgagggaactggttctttctttctcccatgtGGGTTGCAAGGATCCAGCTTGggtctcaggcttggtggcaagtgcctttacctgctcagcaTCTTTCTAGACTTcactctacttctctacctcctTTAACATATAAACTACAATTGTCAAGTAATCATTCTGGTGAAAATCTTAGCCCTTGGATCATAGTTATTCACAATTGGAAATTCTGAAaactgaattgattttttttcagccttGACTCTTAAAACACTGAAACATAATATGGGTTACTTTGGGGATAGCCAATCTAGAAAGTTACATAATATTTGTGGGTtttgtctgtttctatttttccctttttttttttttttttaatatgtatccCTGTAACCACATAGACCAAACTGTCATCAAATTTGTAAGGATTCTTTTGcccctgccttccaggtgctcggattcaggcatataccaccatccTAGGATGCATAGATAATTCTTAAATTTAAACTACTTTTACACTAAATTTaagatcacttaaaaaaaaagtccctaaaAATTTTGAATTGTTAAAGACGTTATGTTCTCTGTAAAGAATGAAATAATCAGAAAGGCAACTGGTAATCTATGAAGTTaactttattatttgaatttcagGTGCTGTTATTTATCTCTCATAGAATACAatttatgataaaaacttcaatttGGATTGAAGTCTTTCTATGTATGCAGTAACCAAATTGCAGTTTTACCTAATGACCATTTTTGGAAATCATTTGGTGGTATCTTTTGTGAAAGGGAGTCCTTTACAAATAAGGATCTGTAGTTTATATGAGGTGTCCGTGTTAATTGTGCTAGCTTGAAAAGTTTTGCATTCGAACCTCTGAAGATCGGAAGTGAGATTTGGGTAGCCTTTTAAGTATTTGATTATGTAGTAGGTAATtatgaaaaaatttttttatattaaagtgGTAAAAAACCAAGTCAAATATAATTGTGTTGTTCCATatatgaaagaattaaaaagtaGAAGTGTAACTTGAAAAATTTATTACtaaagtgtgtgcatgtttagGTGAGAGGACAGTTTTGAGGAGATGGTCTTTTCCTTTTGCCTTAAGTAAGTtttagggatcaaacttgggttctcgGGTTTGCACAGCAAGTATATTTTCCTGCTGCGGCATCTTACTGGACCAGAAAGTATGGctaatatatgcatttatatacgtATGCACCTCTGGGTTTTATATATTCACGTTCCTTTTTCCTTGCCATATTGAGGATTGACCCAGGGCCTGAGATacgctaggcaaatgctctgccatTCAGTTTGTGTTAATATACAAAGGGTTCTGAATGAAGACggaaaagaaagcaagaacaaTAGAGGGGTTTTTCCAAATcttttgttgtggtttgttttgttttttcaagacaaggattttttttttttttttttttgtagtcctagctgtcctgtagctcagctttgtagaccaggttggcctcgaactcacagagatccgcctgcctctgcctccgagtgctggggttaaaggtatacTCTACCACTGCTGGGctccaaatcttttttttaaaggtgtatttttgttttttgtgtgtggtgttttgcctccatgtatgtctgtgtatcatatgTCTGTAgtgcccacaaaggtcagaaaTCTCTCTGatgctggatcccctggcactggagttaagaaatgcttgtgagccaccatgtgggtgctgggaatcgaacccaggtcccttggaaagagcatccagtgctcttaactattgatccctctctccagccacaagTCTTTTATTTGTGGTTTTCAGATTAGCTATGAATGTGTCTAGGTATAATTTTCTTTGAACTAATCTTGtaaattgtaatttaaaaaacaaatttaggGATAGGAAGTAATAGCACTAAAATGTAATTTTGTGAATGTCTTCAGAAGTTATGAAATATTAGAGTAGAATATTTGGTAAGTAGATTAGTTTAAAACCAAGTTGATAGGTGTTATACTGCAGAGAGAGATATTTGTAAATCAAATTTAGGACGTAAGAAAGTAAATTGGAGTCTATTACCTGCTCATCAAATTTTAAGCTTATGCATTTAACTGTTTTTGCTTATTCTTTCTCAAGGTATTTGAAAGCAAAGTGGCTGAGATTACTCATACATGTTTTCTGTTGCAGAAATAACATTCCAGCTAATTTTACCAGGAGTGGAAATAAACTAAGTCATCAGAAAGATACTCGTCAGGcaacttttcttttcagaagaggCCTGAAGGTATAAAAAGCCCTGGTTGTGCTTCCTTTATCACAGTGGATCTTTAGTGACCATAGGCGTGGCCTGTGGTTGAGAGGGAGAGTAAGTGTCAGTGTGAAAATGAGACGTTAGGTCAGTTCTTCCTGCTAACGTATGgtttttctatttcctgtctttttcttgcttGTGTAGTGGCATCTTACTATAATAATCCAGGGACCCCAACAGAGGGTGTTGCTAGTATGGAACAGACCCTTTCTGGGCTGAGGCTCATCCTCAACCTGGGTTGTAAAGTACATTGTGTAGGATAGTCGATTGGCCTTAAGACTGTTTTCGATGAGATCTgctgggggttttgttgttttttttccttttaggttCAGACTCAGTTGAACACGGAGCAGCTGCTAGATGATGTGGTAGCAAAGAGAACTCGTCAGTAAgtttcaccttgtttttttaagatgttGTTTCTAAACTCACAAGATTGCCATCTGTCCCAGTGTGCAAGAAATTAATGAAACCCAAAATGAAATTCTTCCTGCAATAGGTAAATGGAACCCAAGACCTCACAGGTGCTAGATAATCGCTTCTTTAGTCCCCAGACAGTTCAGGTTTTCAGAGGTCTGTTTAGTACTGAGTTACTAAACTAACTCTTCACCATTTATTTGATTTAAATGGTAtagattttccttctttctccttcctttcttccactctcccccctctttttctttctctgcaccTTCTTTTATACAAATGAACCTGTTTAGAGAATGACTATAATAAAATCCCATGGAGCTTttagaaaatttataaaacttaaaaacagaatttttttcttcctgatatcctataaaagtcttttttttttttttttttttttttggtttttctgagacagggtttctttgtgtagctttgcgcctttcctggaactcacttggtagcccaggctggcctcgaactcacagagatccgcctggctctgcctcccgagtgctgggattaaaggcgtgcgccaccaacgcccggcctgtaaaagtcttttaaaagtcAGTTTCCGTCCATTATTCTTCCCAAGTGTGACTTGTATAGTGCTGTTATCATTTAAacacttctatttctttttttaagatttatttttatgtgcattggtgttttgcctgcatgtacatctatgtgaggatgccagatcccctagaactggattacagacacttgtgagctgctgtgtgggtgttgggagttgaacccaggtcctctagaagagtagccagtgctcttaaccactaagccatctctccagcccctgaatttgggattttttttttaagcagttattttttgaaaaataaaatgtaaaggtgTTCGTGGTCCAGATGTAATGATAAATACAGTGGAATATCATTTAGCACAAAAGACATGAACCAAAAACTACAGGAAGAAATTAATAATCATAGCCTGTGTGTACTTCAATGGACATTTATGTAATAGTGATATTATGTACTGTTTGTTCTTGCTGGGAGAGGGTCTCCTGTGACTGTGCATCTGActttagccttgaactcctgatcttcctgtctccaccactcAAGTGCTGCaaggtgtgtgccagtgtgcCTGGCACTAGTTATCTGTTTGGAGCTTTGAGAATGAAACATAGATAAAGCAAAAGATAGTTAATTTGGGGGAAATATAATGGAAGTGTGCCAGAGTTTGGCTAATATAAATAAGTATACAGATAGAGCTGACATTGTAGCATTCAGCTGTAATCCCAGGGTTTAGAAGGCTGACACAGGAAGAttcccaagttcaagaccagcctaggctacatagtgagacccagtgatggtgaggaggaggagtggggaatTCAAGGTGGGAGAGAAGGTAGAAAGAAGTAGAGAGGCTATTTAACTTCTATACAAGCAGACAGAATTTAGATGCCATTGGAAGAACTGGAGTTGTCAATTCCAGTGACaagtaaaatggaaaatacaagTATGAAAATAGCAAGAAGACCTTGTTCCAGCTtgggaagtttttttgttttgtttttgtttttgtctaggAAGAACTTTTTACATAAACATCTTGTTTAATGAACTAAAAGTAGCCAGCAGTCAATGAAAATAGGAAAGGTCAGAAATTCTACCTCTGGATTAGAAATGGTGAGCAGGAGCCTGGGATGAGAGACTGCCCAGTTTCATTAGACGCTCCtctgcatttaatttttaaaaatgtctatatAGTCATTACATTGAAAAATATCTAACAAATTCAGGTTTGCAGTTCTTACACCTGATTAGATTCTGGTGGGATTCAGCATCTGTGTGCgtgcatggggtgtgtgtgtgtgtgtttaatcaaAAAATGAatggctgctttgaaaatgtaTAGTTTAGAACTGAGAGTTTATCTTGGTAGTGGAACACTTGGTTGGTACAAGAAGACAAATGGGCAGAGAGGCAAAATAAATATCATTCAGTGGAATACACTGTAAGATTTATAAGCttccattttaagaaaaaattttaaacctaGGTGGCGTACTTCCACCACAAATGGAGGAATATTGACTGTGTCCATTGACAACCCTGGAGCTGTACAGTGCCCCGTGtaagtctttttcttcttccctttttttccccttcagaaaTTGTAACCTCTTGATATATAATAGGAAAATGAAAGGTACTGGACTTGTGCTCAGAGTATACTGTTTAAATCAGGATAAAATGAGATGCAAAGATAAAGAATATTTGTGACACTAAtcaagcctttagtcccaacacttaggaggctaagACAAGAGGATTGTCATGAATTCTAAGACCAGGTTtagatacatagtgagttcaaggttattgtGGGCTAACCGTTTCACTATATATATTCCCTAAAAACCAtaggttaatttaatttaaggACGACAACTTAGAAATCGCCAATCATTTGAGTTGTTAAAGTGTGtagatagggctggagagatgacttgctATTTTTGCGTAAgatctgagttcggttcccagcacccacaggcagaTCACCTGGTCACTGCCCATGTGctgcatatgtgtacatggaggcaaacattcacacacataaaatggaaaaaaactttttaaaaaatgtagttatACCTGGAAGGGTATTCTATGAACAGTACACATTTTGGTAATTAGAGTAGTCGTCCTTCAAGAGCCGGCACTTTATTTTCACTGTTTGAGAGCATAATAGAAT belongs to Peromyscus maniculatus bairdii isolate BWxNUB_F1_BW_parent chromosome 12, HU_Pman_BW_mat_3.1, whole genome shotgun sequence and includes:
- the Fyttd1 gene encoding UAP56-interacting factor isoform X3, which produces MLIWKNDDIIKLNRKEGKKQNFPRLNRRLQQSGSRQFRMRVRWGIQQNSGFGKTSVSRRGRVLPGKRRPYGVITGLAARKATGIRKGISPMNRPPLSDKNIERYFPALKRKTSLLRQNEVQRKPVAVLKRANQLNRKNNIPANFTRSGNKLSHQKDTRQATFLFRRGLKVQTQLNTEQLLDDVVAKRTRQWRTSTTNGGILTVSIDNPGAVQCPVAQKPRLTRTAVPSFLTKREQSDVKKVPKGVPLQFDINSVGKQTGMTLNERFGILKEQRASLTFNKGGSRFVTVG
- the Fyttd1 gene encoding UAP56-interacting factor isoform X1, producing MPWLVLIFFFKSMMIGFYFRKKIQIQHYEGCLFGLTDDIIKLNRKEGKKQNFPRLNRRLQQSGSRQFRMRVRWGIQQNSGFGKTSVSRRGRVLPGKRRPYGVITGLAARKATGIRKGISPMNRPPLSDKNIERYFPALKRKTSLLRQNEVQRKPVAVLKRANQLNRKNNIPANFTRSGNKLSHQKDTRQATFLFRRGLKVQTQLNTEQLLDDVVAKRTRQWRTSTTNGGILTVSIDNPGAVQCPVAQKPRLTRTAVPSFLTKREQSDVKKVPKGVPLQFDINSVGKQTGMTLNERFGILKEQRASLTFNKGGSRFVTVG
- the Fyttd1 gene encoding UAP56-interacting factor isoform X2 is translated as MNRFGARLVGATATPPPPPKARSNENLDKIDMSLDDIIKLNRKEGKKQNFPRLNRRLQQSGSRQFRMRVRWGIQQNSGFGKTSVSRRGRVLPGKRRPYGVITGLAARKATGIRKGISPMNRPPLSDKNIERYFPALKRKTSLLRQNEVQRKPVAVLKRANQLNRKNNIPANFTRSGNKLSHQKDTRQATFLFRRGLKVQTQLNTEQLLDDVVAKRTRQWRTSTTNGGILTVSIDNPGAVQCPVAQKPRLTRTAVPSFLTKREQSDVKKVPKGVPLQFDINSVGKQTGMTLNERFGILKEQRASLTFNKGGSRFVTVG